A DNA window from Hydractinia symbiolongicarpus strain clone_291-10 chromosome 6, HSymV2.1, whole genome shotgun sequence contains the following coding sequences:
- the LOC130647019 gene encoding calcium-dependent protein kinase 3-like, whose product MIKSIKEHIKKEIMDELNLESLGIEDQPSSPFNTLAIVSSDTSIKVEYAFTENFKIKNQQDIVSVKEKEECNDIVFKKVASPYHQKLAESFKSYLISGEKDKVKRIDTVTFIKTKEFMLWPRNGSVHHSKSSSQNLLTKIYLGYQHGLGWVAVKQCLKQEKVTNIIEENFCWPYTFQNILYFTNVNKEHDEDFNYLAMELCDETLAEYIKKNLEERKKVEMAITLLRAIEYLHSKGIVHRDIKPSNILFVNKTLKVADFGISRQINPDATYRTTNAGTLDYQAPDLIGEEGNVRVEFKHDVYSVLVIMFYIFTDGEHPFHFDVDRCLKNKERKKRIKGLDFRYEKPINKKIENQLKQFLLRHVASLVKNGEAVTLKEIISFFQKHTKTNPYCTTLMKESTSAVSCKRYAILLSFTTETEQKKHFLETEKNVKERKFDEATLNVVFRESVAEGALSSPVADVTLMRNALERCGFDASRTKDDASVNDLKAMIEDIAEGNQNQTICIFLHISGHGFHCKENDDTFIIFKESEFFAVNQIIRMIITTIGDNNQIIFTIDACRKISSIDRQELDKINLPRNVCILYSCEKGKDTADAGMSASIKSKLCDGANTAPAIFSRAVSDNITCGVSVDYLFERVKSIMVTEDSCIDTPEKQGHVDFVF is encoded by the exons ATGATTAAAAGTATCAAAGAACatataaagaaagaaataatgGACGAGTTAAATCTCGAAAGTCTTGGGATAG AAGACCAACCGTCATCGCCATTTAATACATTGGCTATTGTGAGTTCAGACACATCAATTAAAGTTGAATATGCGTTtactgaaaactttaaaatcaaGAATCAGCAAGATATTGTGAGCGTAAAAGAAAAGGAGGAATGCAatgatatagtttttaaaaaggtggcATCACCATATCATCAAAAACTtgcagaaagtttcaaaagttaTCTTATTAGCGGAGAGAAAGATAAAGTTAAAAGAATTGACACAGTAACATTCATTAAAACTAAAGAGTTTATGTTATGGCCAAGAAATGGCAGCGTCCACCATAGTAAATCTTCTAGTCAAAATCTACTAACAAAGATATACCTAGGCTACCAGCACGGCTTAGGTTGGGTAGCTGTCAAACAATGTCTCAAACAAGAAAAAGTCACTAATATTATAGAAGAAAACTTTTGCTGGCCTTACACTTTCCagaatattttgtattttacaaATGTTAACAAGGAACACGATGAAGACTTCAATTATCTGGCGATGGAACTTTGTGATGAAACGCTCGCTGAATACATAAAAAAGAATCTCGAGGAGAGAAAGAAAGTCGAAATGGCGATCACCTTATTAAGAGCAATAGAGTATCTTCATAGTAAAGGTATTGTGCACCGAGACATCAAGCCCTCGAATAttctttttgtaaacaagacCCTGAAAGTGGCAGACTTTGGAATTAGCCGTCAAATAAATCCTGATGCAACATATAGAACAACTAATGCAGGAACATTAGATTATCAAGCACCTGATCTTATTGGCGAAGAAGGCAATGTTCGTGTTGAATTTAAGCATGATGTGTACAGCGTTTTGGTTAtcatgttttatatatttactgATGGAGAACATCCATTTCACTTTGATGTTGACCGATGTTTGAAgaacaaagaaagaaagaaaaggaTCAAAGGCTTAGATTTTCGTTACGAAAAGcctataaataagaaaatagaaAACCAACTAAAGCAGTTCTTGTTACGCCATGTTGCATCACTTGTGAAGAATGGCGAAGCCGTGACATTGAAGGAAATAAtctcattttttcaaaaacataccAAAACAAATCCTTATTGCACCACTTTAATGAAGGAATCTACATCAGCAGTTTCATGTAAGCGCTACGCTATATTACTATCCTTCACTACTGAAACTGAGcaaaagaaacattttctagaaactgaaaagaatgttaaagaAAGAAAGTTCGATGAAGCTACTTTAAATGTAGTATTTAGGGAATCTGTGGCAGAAGGAGCATTATCCTCCCCAGTCGCCGATGTAACGCTCATGCGTAATGCTCTTGAAAGATGCGGATTTGACGCGTCACGGACGAAAGATGACGCCTCTGTAAACGATTTAAAGGCCATGATAGAGGACATCGCAGAAGGAAATCAAAATCAAACAATATGTATCTTTCTTCACATTTCAGGTCATGGGTTTCATTGTAAAGAAAACGATGATACTTTTATAATATTCAAAGAGTCGGAATTTTTTGCAGTCAATCAAATTATTCGCATGATCATTACTACAATTGGAGATAATAACCAGATTATTTTCACAATAGATGCATGCAGGAAAATATCTTCCATCGACCGACAAGAATTGGACAAAATTAACTTACCTCGCAATGTATGCATTTTATACAGCTGTGAAAAGGGTAAAGATACTGCAGATGCTGGTATGTCAGCTAGCATTAAAAGTAAATTGTGTGATGGTGCGAATACAGCTCCAGCAATTTTTTCGAGAGCAGTTTCAGACAACATCACCTGTGGCGTGAGCGTAGATTATTTGTTCGAAAGAGTGAAATCTATTATGGTAACAGAAGATTCTTGCATTGATACACCTGAAAAGCAAGGGCatgttgattttgtgttttaa
- the LOC130647020 gene encoding splicing factor 1-like → MVGTGANRMPLTKIHPVLLGQQKGDGPSLLAQHRQQHQERLHQRNASSSTQNQMDGPPGYGQHGPNHAMNNMRYPPPNMYQQRPPFNQNMPPPGYGPPGQQNFNQGQQYGNNQGFLSPANNDAPRRKRKRASRWGDKEDKTIVNGPTTLPANLTEEQRKHYLVQFKIEEITLKLRTGELGIPDDPADRSPSPEPIYNSEGKRLNTREFRVRKKLEEERHALIKQAIDEIPNYKPPVDYKPPASKICDKVFIPAERNPAVNFIGLLIGPRGNTLKRLEKETGCKIIIRGKGSVKEGKVGRIPGQLMPGEDEPLHALITGPTEQEVKKGVQVVGDIVKEGIECPDAANELRRNQLRELAELNGTLIDEEIIKCKNCGATDHRHWECQEQKNVTSQITCHKCGGYGHVAVDCRAQVDSSTGPLQTFAEKAKMDTEYMSLMAELGVDAPQPAKKTFPDHQPPSQGFKDTHGQANRDKDSFQDSNRRRESKWGPPSGNPQGPKSLMDVNFGNKSSNQYGSPVGSNSQPPPWLNQQRGPRPQQGSPANMNNAPWQQGPARGAVPNYGSAPPPPPQNSQMGNMPTTAAYPQQTQGGWQQPTGYPQWQNPYGYNPYQQMANAYAPPPPWNQQPPPPPPPPPPSS, encoded by the exons ATGGTTGGAACAGGGGCAAATCGTATGCCCTTGACCAAAATTCATCCAGTATTATTAGGACAGCAAAAAGGAGATGGTCCAAGTCTGTTGGCACAACACAGGCAACAACACCAAGAGAGACTACACCAAAGAAATGCCTCTAGCTCTACACAAAACCAG ATGGATGGACCTCCTGGATATGGTCAGCATGGTCCTAATCATGCTATGAACAATATGAGATACCCACCACCAAACATGTACCAGCAAAGACCACCTTTCAATCAGAATATGCCACCACCAGGATATGGACCCCCTggtcaacaaaattttaatcaaGGTCAACAATATGGAAATAACCAAGGTTTTTTAAGTCCAGCTAATAATGATG CACCGCGTAGAAAGCGCAAGAGAGCTAGTCGATGGGGAGACAAAGAAGATAAAACAATTGTGAATGGTCCCACAACCCTACCTGCTAATTTGACTGAGGAACAAAGGAAACACTATTTAG tacaatttaaaattgaagaaataACGTTAAAGCTTCGAACAGGGGAATTGGGAATTCCTGACGATCCTGCGGACAG ATCACCTTCACCAGAGCCCATCTATAACTCTGAGGGCAAGCGATTGAACACTAGAGAGTTTCGAGTAAGAAAGAAGTTAGAGGAAGAGCGACATGCTCTAATTAAACAAGCTATTGATGAAATTCCAAATTACAAGCCACCGGTTGATTACAA ACCACCAGCATCAAAAATATGTGACAAAGTATTTATTCCTGCAGAAAGAAATCCTGCTGTGAACTTTATTGGTCTGTTAATTGGACCAAG AGGAAATACATTAAAAAGGCTAGAAAAAGAG actGGTTGTAAAATTATTATTCGTGGAAAAGGCTCAGTAAAAGAAGGAAAAGTGGGGCGCATTCCTGGTCAGCTGATGCCTGGGGAAGACGAGCCCTTACATGCTCTTATAACTGGTCCAACAGAACAAGAAGTTAAAAAGGGTGTACAAGTTGTTGGTGATATTGTGAAAGAAGGAATTGAATGCCCTGATGCTGCAAATGAACTCCGTCGAAACCAGTTACGAGAATTGGCTGAATTAAATGGGACACTGATTGATGAAGAGATTATCAA ATGTAAAAACTGTGGAGCAACTGATCATCGTCACTGGGAATGTCAAGAACAGAAGAATGTAACTAGTCAAATAACTTGCCACAAGTGTGGTGGATATGGTCACGTGGCTGTCGATTGTCGTGCCCAAGT TGATTCTTCTACTGGGCCGTTGCAAACATTTGCAGAGAAAGCAAAAATGGATACAGAG TATATGTCGTTAATGGCTGAGTTAGGTGTTGATGCTCCACAACCAGCGAAGAAAACCTTCCCAGATCACCAACCTCCTTCACAG GGGTTCAAGGACACTCATGGTCAGGCTAACCGTGACAAAGATTCATTTCAAGATAGTAACCGAAGACGTGAGAGTAAATGGGGACCTCCATCTGGAAATCCTCAAGGTCCAAAATCTTTAATGGATGTCAACTTTGGAAATAAATCATCGAATCAGTATGGTTCACCAGTCGGTTCAAATTCCCAACCACCTCCATGGCTTAACCAGCAACGTGGACCTAGACCTCAACAAGGTTCACCAGCGAACATGAATAATGCACCGTGGCAGCAAGGGCCTGCTCGTG GAGCTGTACCAAACTATGGAAGTGCTCCTCCCCCACCACCACAAAATTCACAAATGGGAAATATGCCTACAACAGCGGCTTATCCTCAGCAAACCCAAGGAGGATGGCAACAACCAACAGGATATCCGCAATGGCAAAATCCTTACGGATATAATCCATATCAACAAATGGCTAACGCTTATGCACCTCCTCCACCATGG aaccAACAGCCACCTCCCCCTCCGCCGCCACCGCCACCATCCAGTTAA